DNA from Sphingomonas sp. IW22:
CCGATAACGGCATCAAGCTGTTCGGGCCGGACGGCTACAAGCTGTCCGATGCCGATGAGGAAGCGATCGAGGCGTTGATCGAATCGGGGGTTTCGCTGGTTCCGGCGGCGGAAATCGGCCGGGCCAAGCGGATCGAGGATGCGCGCGGGCGGTACATCCACTTCGTCAAATCGACCTTTCCCGACGATCTCAGCCTAGAGGGGCTGAAGGTCGTGATCGATTGCGCGAACGGCGCCGCTTATCAGGTCGCACCCGCCGCGCTGTGGGAATTGGGGGCAGAGGTGGTCGCGGTGGGCATTGCGCCCGATGGCCGCAACATCAACGACGGCGTGGGTTCGACCGCACCGGGCAAATTGCAGGAAACCGTGGTGGCGACCGGCGCCGACATCGGCATCGCGCTGGACGGCGATGCCGACCGCTTGATCGTGGTCGACGAACAGGGCCGCGTGGTGGACGGCGATCAGTTGATGGCGACCATCGCCACCGGCTGGGCGCGGCGCGGGCGGCTGAACGGCGGCGGGCTGGTTGCGACGGTCATGTCGAATCTGGGCCTTGAGCGCTATCTGGCGGCAGAGGGGCTGGAGCTGATCCGCACCAAGGTCGGCGACCGCTACGTTCTGGAGGCAATGCGCTCACGCGGCTATAATGTCGGCGGCGAACAGTCGGGCCACATGATCCTGTCGGATTATGGCACGACCGGCGACGGACTGGTCGCCGCGCTGCAAGTGCTGGCAGAGGTCGTGCGAGACGGCTCGCCCGCAAGCCAGGTTCTGCACCGTTTCGACCGCGTGCCTCAGGTGCTGAAGAATGTACGCTACGAACGTCCCGCCAAGCCGTTGGAGGCCACAAGCGTGATCAACACGATCGCGGTGGCGGAGCGCGAACTGGCAGGCCGGGGGCGGCTGGTGATCCGGCCATCGGGGACCGAGCCCGTCATCCGCGTCATGGCCGAGGGCGATGACGCGGGACAGGTGACGGAAGTGGTCGACCGCATCTGTGACGCGGTGCGCGCCGCGGCTTGACCGCGCGGCTTATCGCGGTTCGGTCATGGCGGGCGGGTCGCTGGCGGGGAAACTTTCGTCCAGCGCCTCGTCCAGCGCCTCTTCCTTCGCGTTGCGGGCGACGCTTTCGTTCATGCGCGCAATCTGTTCGGGGGTGGCGGGCTGCTGGTGGTTCGCCTTCCACTCGGCATAGGGCATGCCATAGACCAGCTCGCGGCCCTCGTCCCTGGACAGGCCGCCCGCTTCCGCCACCCAGTCGCCCAGGCAGTTGCGGCAAAAACCGGCCAGACCCATCAAGTCCACATTCTGCGCGTCGGTGCGGTGGCGAAGGTGCCTGACCAGTCGCCGAAACGCCGCCGCGGCGACCTTGTCGTCCAGTTTGTCGATGTCTGACATGTCCGCAATCCTATGCAAGGTTGATCCGTCGCCAATATCGGCTACCAACCGGCCCGGACAAGCCGAGGAGCAAATCCCCAATGAACAAGGCCATGCCGCCCCGTACGCGCAAGGTGCGCGTTCTGGCGACGCTGGGTCCCGCCAGCAGCAGCCCCGAAATGATCGCCCGGCTGTTCGAACGCGGCGCCGATGCGTTTCGTATCAACATGAGCCACGGCGATCAGGCATCGAAAGTGCCCGTGATCCAGGCGATCCGCGCGTTGGAGACGGAATATCGCCGCCCGACGACGATCCTTGCCGATCTTCAGGGCCCGAAGCTGCGCGTCGGCAAGTTCGCCGACGGCCGCGTGATCCTTCAGCCCGGACAGACCTTCACGCTCGATCGCTCGCCCGAACCAGGCGACGAGACGCGCGTCGAGCTGCCGCACCGCGAGATCTTTGCCGCCATCGCCCGCGATGCGCGGTTGTTGCTGGACGACGGCAAGCTGGTGCTGCGTGTTACCGATCATGACGACGACCGCATCGAAACCGTGGTCGAAGTAGGCGGCGCGCTGTCCAACTCAAAGGGGCTGAACGTCCCCGACGTGGTGCTGCCCATGGCGGCGCTGACCGAAAAGGATATCAGCGACCTGGCCTTTGCGGTCGATCAGGGCGTCGACTGGATCGCCCTGTCCTTCGTCCAGCGGCCCGAGGATCTGGCCGAGGCGCGCAAGCTGATCGCGGGCAAGGCGGCGCTGCTGGCCAAGATCGAGAAGCCGTCGGCGGTCGCGCGGCTGGACGAGATTGTCGAGCAGTGCGACGGCGTGATGGTCGCGCGCGGCGATCTGGGCGTCGAACTGCCGCCCCAGTCGGTGCCGCCGCTGCAAAAGCGGATCGTCGAAACCTCGCGTCGGCTGGGCCGCCCGGTGATCGTCGCGACGCAGATGCTCGAATCGATGATCACCGCCCCGACGCCGACCCGCGCCGAGGTGTCGGACGTCGCAACCGCGGTTTACGACGGCGCCGACGCGATCATGCTGTCGGCCGAAAGCGCGGCCGGCGCATGGCCAGCCGAATCGGTTGCGATGATGGACGCGATCGCCAATTCGGTCGAACGCGATCCCGCGCATGGCGACCGCGTGCATTTCACCGTCACCACGCCCGACCCGACCACGGCGGACGCGATGGCGGCAGCGGCCAAGGATATCGCCCGGACCGCCAATGCATCGGCGATTATCTGCTTCACCCTGTCGGGCTCGACCGCGCGCCGCATCGCGCGTGAGCGTCCGTCGGTGCCGATCCTGGTGCTGACCCCGCGCGCACAGACCGCGCGGCGGCTGGGCCTGTTGTGGGGCGCGCACGCGGTGCAGACGCGCGACGTCGCCTCGTTCGAGGAAATGGTCGCCAAGGCCAAGCGCATGGCGCTGCGTCACGGTCTGGCCAAGGGCGGGGAACGCGTGGTCGTATGCGCCGGCGTACCGTTCGGCGTGCCGGGTTCGACCAACGTGCTGCACGTCACCCAGATCATCGGTGACGAGCTGAAGAACCACGAAGCCTGATTGCGCGGCTGCGCGGGGATTATTTCCCCGCGCAGCTGTCGCCCGGCCCGCCGTCCAGATCGAGGCAGCGGCCATCGACCTCGCCCGGCTTCAGCGGCAGGTCCACCAGCGCAGCAAAGCTGGGCATGATGTCGACCGTTTCCACTGCCAGCGGCTGTTCGAAGCGCGTCATCCCCTTGCGCCAGAACAGCATCGGCACGCGGCGGTCATAATCCCATGGGCTGCCATGCGTCGCGCCGCCCTGGCTGGGCGTGATGCCGGGTTTCAGGAACACGACGAAATCGCCAGAGCGTTCCGCGTCATAGGCCGCGCGCTGGCGCTCCAGCAGGGTCCAGCTGTCGGGCGAGCCGGTCGGCTGCGGCGCATCGCGCACTTCGGCGGCGGTCAGGACCGCGGCCACTTGCGGATGCTGGCGATATGCCGCCGCGGCCGCGTCGATCGCGCGTGAACGCATGGCGGGGTCGGTCATTTCGGGCGTGACCCAGACATCACCGTTCATCGACCCGTAAAGCAGCTGCCCGCCGTTCCAGCCAAGCGCCGGGGCCAGCGTCTGGCCCAGTGTTTCGGGCGCCAGCGCGACGTCGGCCCGTGCCGCGGCGGGGACACCGCGCTCGCGCTCACGCTCAGGCAGGTCGTTGCCGCCATGATCGGCTGAGAAGCCGATGACATAATCGACGCCGGTTGCGTCCAGCGCGCTCATCAACTCACCCACCGCCCGGTCGACGGCGGCGACCTGGATGCACATTTCCGACCCTTCAGTGCCATAACGGTGGCCGACATAATCGGTGGCGGACAGGCTGACGGTCAGCACGTCGGTGGACGGGCCGCGACCCAGCTTCATCTCGTCGATCAGCGCGACCGCCAGCTTGGTCACCGCGCCGTCAAATGCGGGCGATGCCTTCCACCGGCCCTCGTCCCCGGCGCTGCGCTCGAAACGGCCGGCGCCCATCTGCACTTTGCCGACGGTCACGGGCCGTGCGACCGGGCGGCACCAATCGGGCAGGTCGAACGCGGCGCCAGGCGCGGCGATTTCGGAACGCATCGCTGCGTTGATGCGGGTCACCGACTTGGGCGCGGTGGGCGTCGTGGTGGTGACAAAGCCAGTACCATCGCGCCAGAACCAGATCTGGTCCATCGCATGGCCGCCCATCATGATCGCGGCACGGTCCTTGCCCGCAACCGATACGGTGCGGACGCGCGGGTCGCGCGCCTTCATCCGTTCGCCAAGCGTTGGCACGCGCAAATGCACGTCGCTGGGCACATAATCGCGGGCTGTGCCGCGCCGCTCATCCTCCGCGCAATAGACGGAGCCGGGACGCGGACCTTTGAAATCGAACCAGTTATTGGCGATGATGCCGGTGCGCGCCGGGCGGCTGCCGGTCATCAGCGTGGCATGACCAGGGCAGGTTTCAGTCGCGGCATGGCTTTGAAAGCCGTTGGGAAACACCGCGCCGTTCGACAGCCGCTGCAACCCGGCGCGATAATAAGGGCGATGTTCCTGGAAAATGTCGGTCGAAAACTGGTCCGCCGACACCATCACGATCAGCCGCGGCGGCGTGGCCGGGGGCGCGTCCTGTGCCAGGGCGGGCGCGCTCGACAGCGACAGGAGTGCGGTCGCGCGGGCAAGGGTGCGGGACATGGACATGGCACGGCTTTCGTTGGAACGGTCGACGCCTCCATCGCGCCCGACCATGACGATTTCGTGGCGATCAGGCCGGCAAGAGGCTCTTGTCGACCAGGAAATTCCGGAAAGCGGCCGAGTCGCGAAACAGATGGGCATGGATGCCCATCGCGGCGGCGGCGTCGATATTGGCGGGGTTGTCGTCGACGAACACCGCCTGTTCGGCGCTAAGGCCGAAGCGGTCCAGCGCGAGCGCGTAAATTGCCGGATCGGGCTTTACCAGCCGTTCTTCCCCCGACACCACGATCTGGCGAAAGCGGTCGAACAGTCCCGGCCATTCGGCGCGGAAGGGCGGCCAGAATTCATGGCTGAAGTTGGTGATGGCGAACAGCGGTACGCCCGCCGAATCCAGCGATTCGACGATCTCGTGCATGCCTTCGACCGGGCCGCCGATGCTTTCGTTGAAGCGCGGACCCCAAAGCCGGATCAGTTCGGCATGCTGCGGATGGCGCGCGGCCAGCTCTGCCGAGGTGTCGGCGAAATCTCGCCCCTCGTCATGCTGAAAATGCCAATCGAGCGACAGGACGTCGCGCAGGAACGCTTCGAGCGCCCGATCATCGGTGATCAGGCGCTCGTAAAGGAAGCGTGGATGCCAATGGAACAGGACATTGCCGATATCAAAGATAACGGCATGCGGGGCAGGCGCGGATTGCAAGGCCCCGGTCCCGGACCGAATCAGCCCTGGCGTGCCTTGAAGCGACGCTGCGTCTTGTTGATGACGTAAACGCGGCCACGGCGACGGATCACGCGGTTGTCGCGGTGACGCCCCTTGAGCGACTTGAGAGAATTGACGATCTTCATGACCGGCTCGCTGTCCAAATATTTCGCGGGAAAAAGTGAGGCGCTCGCCTAGCTGCACCCCGGCCCTGCGTCAAGGCGAAAGCGGGGAAGCCAAAGCGTTGCTCGCGCGTTACGATATCGCGCCGGGCCTTGATAATACCCGGCGGGGATGAAGGAAACCGCCATGCGTATCGCGTTGATCGCCGTTCTAGCTGCCACCGCCACGCTTGCCAGCGCCTGCACGACGGGCGGTGCACGAACCGGGCCGGTCGAGGTGATTCGGTACAATCTGGGCACACCCATCGCGCCGGGAACCTTTATGGTCGATCGAAACGCCGCGGGGCCGGGCACATTGTCCAGCGATTACGGAATGCAGGTGGATGCGGTGGCCGATCAACTGACGCGGCTTGGCTATACGCGCGTGCCTCAGGGGGCGGGGTCGCTCTATCTGCTGGAAGTGACGATGGACCGTCAGCAGGTGGGCACCACCCGCGTCGGCCCCCGATTCGGTATCGGGCTGGGCGGCGTGTCGGGCGGCATGGGCGGCGGCGTCGGTGGCGGCGTGTCGACCCAGCTCGGCGGATCGACGCGCGCGCTGATCGGCAACGAACTGACGGTGAAGCTGCGCCGCCGCACCGACCAGACGGTGTTGTGGGAGGGCAATGCCCGCACCGCTGGCACGGCGCCTGCCGATGCGCGCGCGGCAGAGGTTCAGGCCGGGCGGCTGGCCGACGCATTGTTCAGGGACTTTCCGGGCCAGTCGGGATTCACTACCACGGTGCCATGACGATCGACGTGAACGCCGCCTTTGACAGTGGCAATATCGAACTGGTGGGCATCGACGGCGACCGGGTGGATCTGAACATCCGGCGCGATGCCCATTCGGATTTCTATCAGTGGTTCCATTTTCGTGTCGCCGGGTTGAAGGGGCGCACGCTGACCTTTCGCCTGATGAACGCGGGCGGGGCTGCTTACGCCTTTGGCTGGCCCGGCTATCGCCCGCGCGTGTCCACCGATCGCCAGCAATGGGCGATGGTCGAAGCCAGCGCGTATGAGGACGGGGTGCTGAGCTTCACGCACCGATTCGACGGCGATGTGGCATGGTTCGCCTATTTCGCGCCCTATTCGATGGAGCGGCATAACGACCTGATCGCGCGCATGGCGGCGATGCCGGGCGTGTCGCACCGCGCGCTGGGCCAGTCGCTGGAGGGACAGTCGATCGATTGCCTGGACCTGGGCACGGGCCCGCGACAGGTGTGGATCTATGCCCGCCAGCATCCTGGCGAATCTATGGCCGAATGGTTCATGGAAGGCGCCCTCGAAAAACTCACCAGCCCCGGCGATGCCACCGCCGCGCTGCTGCGGGAGAAGGCGACGCTGCATCTGGTGCCCAACATGAACCCCGATGGTTCGTGTCGTGGGCACCTGCGCACCAACGCGGCGGGTGTGAACCTGAACCGCGAATGGCATGCGCCAACACCCGAACGCTCGCCCGAAGTGTTGTGCGTGCGCAATGCGATGGACGCGACCGGTGTCGACTGGGCAATGGACGTGCATGGGGATGAGGCGATTCCTGCCAATTTCCTTGCCGGGTTCGAGGGGATTCCCGGCTGGACCGACGCGCAGGGCGAGCGTTTCTATCACTACCAGCAGCAGTTGGCCGCGAACACGCCGCTGTTCCAGACGGCGCTGGGATACGAGAAATCGGCGCCGGGCCGGGCCAATCTGTCGATGTCGACCAATCAGCTGGCCGAACGGTTCGGCGCGGTGTCGATGACGCTGGAAATGCCGTTCAAGGATCACGACGCGTCGCCCGACGCGGTGTTCGGCTGGTCGCCCGAACGGTCAAAGGCGCTGGCCCACGCCTGTCTCGACACGCTGGCCGAGCTGATCTGACATGGAACTGCGCGACGGCGGGCTGGAGCATCCGGCGGTCGTCGCGCTGCTCCACGAACATTTCGCGGCGATGCTGACGCACTCCCCGCCGGGGGCGTGCCATTTCCTCGACCTGTCGGGGCTAGCGGCGCCTGATGTCCGGTTCGTGACGGCATGGGACGGCGACACGCTGCTGGGCTGCGGCGCGCTGAAGCGGCTGGATGCCGGACATGGCGAGCTGAAGTCGATGCGCACTGCCGCCCACGCCCTGCGCCGTGGCGTCGCGACCGCGATCCTGAACGCCCTGATCGAACATGCGCGCGGGCAGGGGATGACGCGCCTCAGCCTTGAAACCGGGTCGGGTGCCCCCTTTGCCGCCGCGACCGCCCTGTATCGCCGCCACGGGTTCGAAGCCTGCCCGCCCTTTGCCGATTATGAAGTCACGCCGTTCAACCGGTTCATGACGCGGAGCCTGTGACGCCGCTGTTTGCGCAGCAGGTCGAACCGGCCTCCTTGACGCATGTGCAGCGGATCTGCGGTCGCCGCGCTGCTACGTGCTTCATCATGCAGACCCCTTGCCGAACCCATGTCCGGCAGGAGCGGCGACCGGTTGACGCATTCACAACGATCCGCAACAAACCCACTGGCGCCCGCTCGCCCGCTTTGCTAGGCAGCGCCACCACGCACCCGTAGCTCAGCTGGATAGAGCGCTGCCCTCCGAAGGCAGAGGCCACAGGTTCGAATCCTGTCGGGTGCGCCATCCCCTTAAAGACGCAGAAAGCAGCGGTATCCGCATTCACCCGACAGTGTGAAGATGCGAACGCATGGCGAGTTTTGAGCCGCTTGCGGGCTGGCCGGTTTTAGACGGCGAGAAACGATAGGTGCCTTCCAAGCCTGCCGCTCTGCGGCGGCAGCTTCGCGCCCTTATTACATCGAAACCCCGGCTGCAGGATGATTTGGGTGCTTCGCCATGTCTGCAATCAGCTTCTTGTGTGGGTCAGGCTGGCGCGCCTTTCCAGCGGGATGATCTTGGCCATCTTCCGCAGGTTTTTGATCTGCCGCCGCGAGGTGGACTTGTCTCCAGCGTCAATGGATCCGGGCAGTCGCAAGCGATCCAACTTCACGATGCGCTGGCGGTGAGCGAGCAGCATCTCGACCTGCCGATTGGCCGAAGCGGGCTCCCAACCGTTTCATCACACCTTAAGCCGTTACGAAAAAATGCTTTGAATGAATGACAGAAAGACCGCCTAGTGTAACAAGGTGTGGTTGGATGCCTCCGCGCCAGCATGACCGGCGACGATGCGCTGCGAGCAAAGGGGTTTGGACTTGATCGAACGTTTTTTGACCGGCGTTGATGGTCTCGATCAGATATTGCGTGGCGGCTTGCTTCAAGGTTCGGCCTATATCGTTCAGGGACCGCCGGGAGCCGGAAAGACGATCCTCGCCAACCAGTTCTGCTTTTCCCATGTGCGCAGCGGGGGGCGGGCGCTTTACGTGAGCCTTCTCGCGGAGAGCCATGAGCGGATGCTCGCATATCTCTCAGCCCTGTCCTTCTACAACGAGAGCGTCATTCCTCAGGCGCTGCAATATGTAAGTGGCTACGGAACACTGGAGCGCGACGGGCTGCCGGGCCTCATCAAACTGATGCGGCATGAAATCAAACGCCATCAGGCCACCGCGGTGGTTCTGGATGGGGTATTCGTGGCTCAATCCAACACGTCCGAAGGCGAGTTCCGAAAATTCGTTCACGAGCTGCAAGGCATTGCCAATTTCTCGAACGCGACGCTCGTGATGCTTACGCATCAGTCCCGGCCAAGCGGTAGCCCCGAGCACACGATGGTCGACGGCTGGATCGAGCTGAGCGACGAAGTGAAGGGGTTCAGATCTTATCGAACCATTGAGGTCAAGAAACATCGCGGCTCGGAAATCCTTCGCGGGAAGCACCCGTTCAGGATCACGGGGTGCGGCCTGAGAGTCTTTCCTCGCATTGAGAGCACCCTGACCGGAGCACCTTCGAACAGCCGGGTTGAGGGCCGGGTGTCAACGGGCCTGAAGCAGCTCGATGAACTTACCGGAGGCGGTCTTCCCTGCTCCACGGCAGCGTTGATTCTGGGGCCGACCGGCGTCGGCAAGACCACATTCGGGTTACATTTCCTTTCGGAGGCCACACCCCAAGAACCTGCGGTGATGCTGGGATTGTACGAGAGCCCAGGGTTACTCCAGTCGAAGGCTCGCGCGATCGGGCTCGACATCGAAGCTGCCTGCAAAAGCGGCGCTCTCACAATCCTCTGGCGCCCGCCATCGGAAAATCTGGTGGACGAAATTGCCTGGGATGTTGTGGAGAAGGCCAAGTCAATCAATGCAAAGAGAGTATTTGTCGATGGCGTTGCCGCGCTGAAGGACAATCTCATTTACCCCGAAAGACTGCCATACATATTGAATGCCATGAATGCCTATCTTCGTGAGATAGGCGCGACTGTACTCTATACGTCGGAGATCCGAGACATGCACATGCCGGACGTTCTCCCGACTGACGAAGTTTCCGTCATAGTGGATAATGTGTTTCTTCTGACCTATCTGCGCCGCGAGCAGGCACTGCGCCGCAGCCTGTCCATTATCAAGCTTCGCGAAAGCCGTTTCGACGCGCGCGCAACGGAGTTTCACTTAAGTGGAACGGGGGTGGCGTTCGCGCCGGATCCAGAACTGAGGGAAGCTATAGCGGAGGGACAATAATTTCATGCTCCGCATTCTCATCGTCGAGGACGAAGCGCTCGTCGCCCTCGTTACCAGCCTGGCACTGGAAGAGGCTGGCCATCATGTAATGGAAGCAATCAACGGCGAAGAGGGGCTGAAGATCGCCCGCCAAGAGCAGCCGGAACTTATCATTACTGACTACATGATGCCCCGTATGAACGGCTTGGAGATGATCGAAAAGTTGCGGGAAGAGGGGTTCGAAGGTCCGATCGTTCTGGCAAGTGCGATTCCCGAGGCGAACCTGCCGATCAGGCCGCAGTACGATGCCTATCTGCAAAAACCCTATCGTGAGCAGGACTTACTGGGTGTTATGCGGCGCTTGTTCCGGGAGAGTTAAGGTCCGCGTGAATGAAGGTCGACTGGATGGCCAACCAACGTAGAACTTGACGAAATCAGACGTAATGTCCGCTGCTCGACAACAGAGCAGGTGTCACAGGCATCTTACACCCTTTTGACACCTGCTGTTGAAGGCGGCCGGCGGTCAGCCGATAGTCGTCCTCCTGATTCCATCAGTGCTGGTAGCGGCTTTCAGTTCTCTGAGGCTCCGTCCGCGCGTTTGGTTTCACGCTATCCCAACTCGCATCGGCAGAAGCAGCGCGAGCGAGGCCGGTTACCGTGGGTATGAGGGCGATCAACGCGAGACCTTGGACCGACAAGCCGCCGGACTTGCAGCTTGCCCCGCTCGCCCATCATAGGCAGGAGCGCGGGCTAACTCTTCGCCCTGCCACGTCTCTTTCTTGGCCAGCGGAGATAGAGGAGGATCGTTCCGGCGATCGCGAGCAGAAGCCCGCCGATCGCGAACGCCTTGAGCCATGGCGTGTTGAAGTCCTCATGCTCGCTCCAGTCCATTATGTGGAGCGCCCAGAAAAAGTCGTAGAACCGCCAGGTTCCGGTGCGGACGGCGGCGATACGCCCAGCGTCGTCGATATAGACCCGTGTAGCCTCTCCATCGGCGAAGGCGACCTGCCACGCCGGCAGTCTCCCCTTGTATTCGGTGCTGGCGGCGGTGATCCGAGTGACCTGGGCCTCTGGCCGGGGCTGTCCCTTGTAAGCGGTCGACGCGATCCGGCCCGCCGTGACCGCATCGACCGCGGGAAGCGCAGCGCCCGTCGCCGCGTCATGGAGCCGCAATTCGCCTGACGCGCTTTCGACCTCGACGACCGGCCGGCCAAGCAGCAGGCGATACCTTGCGCTCCGCAGCGGCGTGCCTCCCGCGATTCGGTCCAGGGGCGCATAGGCCTGCACGGGCAGCAGGCCCCCCGCATCGCGCTCAACCAGATGCTCGCCACGCACGCGATCGATCGGCAGCAGGCTCATGACCAGCCCACTTGTGAACCACAGCAGCAGTTGTACGCCGATTATCAGCGCCAACCATCGGTGAAGCCGGCTCGCGCCAATGTGGAGCTGCATCTTCTTGCTTCGCATTCGCCCCCCTGATCCCAAACGCGCCTTAACGGCGCGCGAGCATGGCCTTCATCTGGTGTTTTACCGCTTCCTCGAGCGGATGATGTTTCAGGTGCCCGAATTGCGCCCGTCGTCAGAACCAGGCGCGGATACCTGCGACGACGCTGACCCCCCCTGTGCCTTCGCCCGCCGCGCGGCTGTAGCGCGCGGTGTCGCCGAACC
Protein-coding regions in this window:
- the glmM gene encoding phosphoglucosamine mutase — encoded protein: MARKYFGTDGIRGATNTAPMTAEMAMRVGMAAGAHFLRGDHRHRVVIGKDTRLSGYMLENAMTAGFTSVGMDVVLVGPMPTPAVAMLTRSMRADMGVMISASHNPYADNGIKLFGPDGYKLSDADEEAIEALIESGVSLVPAAEIGRAKRIEDARGRYIHFVKSTFPDDLSLEGLKVVIDCANGAAYQVAPAALWELGAEVVAVGIAPDGRNINDGVGSTAPGKLQETVVATGADIGIALDGDADRLIVVDEQGRVVDGDQLMATIATGWARRGRLNGGGLVATVMSNLGLERYLAAEGLELIRTKVGDRYVLEAMRSRGYNVGGEQSGHMILSDYGTTGDGLVAALQVLAEVVRDGSPASQVLHRFDRVPQVLKNVRYERPAKPLEATSVINTIAVAERELAGRGRLVIRPSGTEPVIRVMAEGDDAGQVTEVVDRICDAVRAAA
- a CDS encoding M14-type cytosolic carboxypeptidase; translated protein: MTIDVNAAFDSGNIELVGIDGDRVDLNIRRDAHSDFYQWFHFRVAGLKGRTLTFRLMNAGGAAYAFGWPGYRPRVSTDRQQWAMVEASAYEDGVLSFTHRFDGDVAWFAYFAPYSMERHNDLIARMAAMPGVSHRALGQSLEGQSIDCLDLGTGPRQVWIYARQHPGESMAEWFMEGALEKLTSPGDATAALLREKATLHLVPNMNPDGSCRGHLRTNAAGVNLNREWHAPTPERSPEVLCVRNAMDATGVDWAMDVHGDEAIPANFLAGFEGIPGWTDAQGERFYHYQQQLAANTPLFQTALGYEKSAPGRANLSMSTNQLAERFGAVSMTLEMPFKDHDASPDAVFGWSPERSKALAHACLDTLAELI
- the ykgO gene encoding type B 50S ribosomal protein L36; its protein translation is MKIVNSLKSLKGRHRDNRVIRRRGRVYVINKTQRRFKARQG
- a CDS encoding PepSY domain-containing protein encodes the protein MRSKKMQLHIGASRLHRWLALIIGVQLLLWFTSGLVMSLLPIDRVRGEHLVERDAGGLLPVQAYAPLDRIAGGTPLRSARYRLLLGRPVVEVESASGELRLHDAATGAALPAVDAVTAGRIASTAYKGQPRPEAQVTRITAASTEYKGRLPAWQVAFADGEATRVYIDDAGRIAAVRTGTWRFYDFFWALHIMDWSEHEDFNTPWLKAFAIGGLLLAIAGTILLYLRWPRKRRGRAKS
- a CDS encoding RAD55 family ATPase; translation: MIERFLTGVDGLDQILRGGLLQGSAYIVQGPPGAGKTILANQFCFSHVRSGGRALYVSLLAESHERMLAYLSALSFYNESVIPQALQYVSGYGTLERDGLPGLIKLMRHEIKRHQATAVVLDGVFVAQSNTSEGEFRKFVHELQGIANFSNATLVMLTHQSRPSGSPEHTMVDGWIELSDEVKGFRSYRTIEVKKHRGSEILRGKHPFRITGCGLRVFPRIESTLTGAPSNSRVEGRVSTGLKQLDELTGGGLPCSTAALILGPTGVGKTTFGLHFLSEATPQEPAVMLGLYESPGLLQSKARAIGLDIEAACKSGALTILWRPPSENLVDEIAWDVVEKAKSINAKRVFVDGVAALKDNLIYPERLPYILNAMNAYLREIGATVLYTSEIRDMHMPDVLPTDEVSVIVDNVFLLTYLRREQALRRSLSIIKLRESRFDARATEFHLSGTGVAFAPDPELREAIAEGQ
- a CDS encoding response regulator gives rise to the protein MLRILIVEDEALVALVTSLALEEAGHHVMEAINGEEGLKIARQEQPELIITDYMMPRMNGLEMIEKLREEGFEGPIVLASAIPEANLPIRPQYDAYLQKPYREQDLLGVMRRLFRES
- a CDS encoding DUF1244 domain-containing protein, with the protein product MSDIDKLDDKVAAAAFRRLVRHLRHRTDAQNVDLMGLAGFCRNCLGDWVAEAGGLSRDEGRELVYGMPYAEWKANHQQPATPEQIARMNESVARNAKEEALDEALDESFPASDPPAMTEPR
- the pyk gene encoding pyruvate kinase, with the protein product MNKAMPPRTRKVRVLATLGPASSSPEMIARLFERGADAFRINMSHGDQASKVPVIQAIRALETEYRRPTTILADLQGPKLRVGKFADGRVILQPGQTFTLDRSPEPGDETRVELPHREIFAAIARDARLLLDDGKLVLRVTDHDDDRIETVVEVGGALSNSKGLNVPDVVLPMAALTEKDISDLAFAVDQGVDWIALSFVQRPEDLAEARKLIAGKAALLAKIEKPSAVARLDEIVEQCDGVMVARGDLGVELPPQSVPPLQKRIVETSRRLGRPVIVATQMLESMITAPTPTRAEVSDVATAVYDGADAIMLSAESAAGAWPAESVAMMDAIANSVERDPAHGDRVHFTVTTPDPTTADAMAAAAKDIARTANASAIICFTLSGSTARRIARERPSVPILVLTPRAQTARRLGLLWGAHAVQTRDVASFEEMVAKAKRMALRHGLAKGGERVVVCAGVPFGVPGSTNVLHVTQIIGDELKNHEA
- a CDS encoding GNAT family N-acetyltransferase, which translates into the protein MELRDGGLEHPAVVALLHEHFAAMLTHSPPGACHFLDLSGLAAPDVRFVTAWDGDTLLGCGALKRLDAGHGELKSMRTAAHALRRGVATAILNALIEHARGQGMTRLSLETGSGAPFAAATALYRRHGFEACPPFADYEVTPFNRFMTRSL
- a CDS encoding DUF4136 domain-containing protein, translating into MRIALIAVLAATATLASACTTGGARTGPVEVIRYNLGTPIAPGTFMVDRNAAGPGTLSSDYGMQVDAVADQLTRLGYTRVPQGAGSLYLLEVTMDRQQVGTTRVGPRFGIGLGGVSGGMGGGVGGGVSTQLGGSTRALIGNELTVKLRRRTDQTVLWEGNARTAGTAPADARAAEVQAGRLADALFRDFPGQSGFTTTVP
- a CDS encoding HAD family hydrolase, with amino-acid sequence MQSAPAPHAVIFDIGNVLFHWHPRFLYERLITDDRALEAFLRDVLSLDWHFQHDEGRDFADTSAELAARHPQHAELIRLWGPRFNESIGGPVEGMHEIVESLDSAGVPLFAITNFSHEFWPPFRAEWPGLFDRFRQIVVSGEERLVKPDPAIYALALDRFGLSAEQAVFVDDNPANIDAAAAMGIHAHLFRDSAAFRNFLVDKSLLPA
- a CDS encoding alkaline phosphatase family protein, encoding MSMSRTLARATALLSLSSAPALAQDAPPATPPRLIVMVSADQFSTDIFQEHRPYYRAGLQRLSNGAVFPNGFQSHAATETCPGHATLMTGSRPARTGIIANNWFDFKGPRPGSVYCAEDERRGTARDYVPSDVHLRVPTLGERMKARDPRVRTVSVAGKDRAAIMMGGHAMDQIWFWRDGTGFVTTTTPTAPKSVTRINAAMRSEIAAPGAAFDLPDWCRPVARPVTVGKVQMGAGRFERSAGDEGRWKASPAFDGAVTKLAVALIDEMKLGRGPSTDVLTVSLSATDYVGHRYGTEGSEMCIQVAAVDRAVGELMSALDATGVDYVIGFSADHGGNDLPERERERGVPAAARADVALAPETLGQTLAPALGWNGGQLLYGSMNGDVWVTPEMTDPAMRSRAIDAAAAAYRQHPQVAAVLTAAEVRDAPQPTGSPDSWTLLERQRAAYDAERSGDFVVFLKPGITPSQGGATHGSPWDYDRRVPMLFWRKGMTRFEQPLAVETVDIMPSFAALVDLPLKPGEVDGRCLDLDGGPGDSCAGK